TGCCAATTCAGGATGTTTAATAATGTATAGATCTAGAAGTCAGTGAAGAAAAAGTTAGTGGTGACACGTAATTTTTCAGGATTAAGACTCCAATTAAACTAGATTAGGCTATGGATGTAATTAGATCTactaaatcattttttattatttttaaataaacattcatttttcttattatataatatctCTTATCTATGCATTGTTTCTCCTCCAATCAGatctaatatttaatatatcaatttccttttcagaatgtttccttttataatattttattttaaaaattaattataaataactatatttgaaataaataaaaatattggtgTATTCTCTATAATTTGTAttgattttattgtatatatacttaataatcaaatttattactTACATCTGTAAAGTAACAAACTTACCAGCATTATAAGTTAAACTTGGAGATATGTTGGTaaaatttctttcttgttaTCACTGTTTGCTGTATATTCTTTTCAATATAGACGTTGTTCtgataaattttaagtttgaatATATGATTCTATGAATATATTGAGATGAGTtgattattatgataaaaaacaaacaactcactttttgttatataaattttatactttttatttagaatatatatatatatatatatatgaaatatatttaattatataaatcttatttgtattaaacaaacaaattaagaGAGTGATTATTTTTACAtgttaagttatttaattatagtcGATAATTAGAAATGTATCTAATGAATTGAGGTTATCAAAAGGAGTTATATTAAAGTAAGGAAATTTTTACATGTTAAgttataaagaaagaaaaaataaaacaatttttttattagaattaagAAAATCTAGTGTATCTTTTTTTACAGCAAAAtaatccaaatatatatatatatatatatatatatatatatatatatatatatatatatatatatatatactattagCGAATATctactattattttaatgaataaatatacttatttcATTATAGATAAGTAAAGCTTTCAtcgaaaaaaggaaaaacattaaatttagcAGTTAAAAAGAGAACAGTAATGTGGTCCACTAAGTTAGAAGCAGACACCTACCCTCCAACTGCCACCAACGATGTCCAGGTTACTCCAATCTTCCTCTATCTGCTTAAGGCGGCGTTCTACTTTACTTatcaataaacaaatatatctATTATCTATTACACTATAAAAttctaaagaaataaataaataaaaaacttaaacatggttttattttcatttaatttatattatcgaactttttaaatttaacaaaacattGGTTTACTAAAACTGGTtggttttataatatttttattttcataatcatCATCTTATTTTTCATGCTGAGACTAGTTAAAATAACCatatttaaaaagagaaaataaattaatattctataattaaaaaacactTTCACCCAtctattatttcttttcaaataattacATTTCCAAGAATCTCTCTATGTACATTGGAACAAAAACAGTCTAAAGAATCTTTTGGCTGTTTTCAATGCACATTTTTTTAactatgttttctttctttattcccacgtcaaatacaacaaaaacgcggattcattaattattaattaaagacGCAATGGAATTTCTATGACCTTTGCATGATAACTATTAACTTTTGATGATAAATTACCATTATCTTTCTCTTacataatatatagttttaagaatatgtttttcttttaatcagtGTAAtaataaacttgtttttttttatctagttttataatttaaagaattatGGTTAGGATTATGTGATGATGGATATATATGTAACTGATTAATACTTATAATAGTATAtgagagtatatatatatatatatataaataaactatgaAAAGATCTGAAATAAacattaagataataaaatgatttaaaaaacaaatcGTGAAAGTTATAATACTAAAAAGAACCAATCatttgagatgaatttgatttctaaCGAAAACTCAATCCAATTAAATGAGTTGAGAAAGTAAAATTCCATGTCccaaaattataagtttttgaaagaaaCATGAAGATGTCAATATTAAacttcttaaattttatatatattaagataattatCAGActagttaaaattataaaattgtatgttaagtttataattaaggatataattattataaaattatttttgtaattatcattaaataatattaagataTGATGAGGtgtcaaattaaaattataaattttttgaaatataacttATACTACATCaggaaaaataacaaaaatatatttaaagtctTCTTAAAATCACATTTGTGcagttaattttattatttacataacAAATTCAAACATGTTTCCACATTCTTTTgatgataaattaaattataaatttattagaaattaatataaaattatgctATACATTTTACATTAggtaaaaatatatgattagaTGCAATTATTATTGGTTAAAAATTTccttttcataaatatattaaaaaaaaggttattaCTCTCCAaggtgtagaaaaaaaaaattgaaatatttaagtCACGGTGTCCATACCATACtcttaaaaatgatatattgcATTTTTCTGAGTATAAGGTTGGCATCCACTCATTTCCTTTACATTACATGTGGCTTGTATAATGACCACTGAAGAACACACAACACAACGCacttcttccttaagttgtttGGACCTCAAAAACACGTTTTATGAGAGTGTGCTTCTGTCTCCATACTGTGATGCCGTCCATTTCATATTTGCATCTCTTTTGTCTTCAAATCCACACACACCTTTCCTTTCTATGCTACTTCACCATATTTAACCCAtcaactttcattttctttctttaattgcTTTCTTATATTCTGTCTATCAAAatgtaaaatacttttaaaaaaatcacaaaattaattaatatactcACGTGTGGACACACATGTTTTTAACTAaatctttaatgttttcatCAAGTAGCtgttaaaaatgtttttcttttatttaagtattttgtTATCAACAACgtgattgatatttttttttctcaatttataGTTTAACTTGTTctctttataatatttctaatttgTTTTTCGAAAAGATAAACCAACTaacaagttaaaagaaaaatgatttaatggatgaattgaaaatagaaaaacaaaaataataaccatatttaatagtaaaaatcaatttaaaatatactaagcaaattattttttaaatactcaaatgaacaaaactttttaataaaatataagttaaaacgACTTAAATTTACAGAgtgtttaaaattaatagagaaacataaaaattattttaagattatatatcataaagataaaaaatattttgttttatgttttcttcatcagtaattaaataaagtattaactttataaaatcttacaattttaaaagtaaCGTGTTGCTGTgagaattaaaatgaaaaaaaataattaaaatcttcATTTTCCCTTGGTTACTTCTGGGAGTTTCTTCTGGTATTCTACATATTTCTTAGAACacttttttataacttttgaaGAATGTATCTTTTACCGTTTACCGTTTACAGGTTTCGTTGAAACAAATGAGATACGATCAAGGTGAGATGTGATGGAAAAATGAGACTCGTAAAATATAGACAATAAGGTCGATAATAGTGACACACCCTTGTTTGATCTTTCCATCactttattttagtattttctttttttttctacaaaagtatttttaatgaaaactagttttagttaaaaataacaGAACGGTGTTAGGGAAGAAACAATAGAAATACAAAAtctcatgaaaaataaatattagtgtctataaaagaaagatgtttgaaaaaaatgagacGAGGGCAAGGAGAGgggtaaaattagaattttgtgAGAAACAAAAAGATAGAGGTGGTGATATAAAAAAGGGCAAAATAGTGGGCCTTAAAGAAAATTGAAACTGGCCTGCATAAGTGGGCCAGTAGCATCTTCAACGACCCAGATAGAGAAAAATGTAATTTGAATCCATtagaagaataaaatgaaataagaatgGAGGCATGTGAAAAGTCTGACAAAACACTTCTTATTCCTCATCATCACAACAAACAATAAAgtcttataaattaatttttatataataagcATTAACcttcttaatttataaaattaaataatactttGAGTTACAAAAGAAAGAAGCTAACCCACAGAAAAAAGCACCATGAAAATCAAACTCAACCCGAGTTAGTTATTCCCTAATTCCAACTTCTTTCCGCTTTCCACGCTCCTTAATCACACAGCAAGTAAAGTGCTGACACAAAAAACGAATAGTCTGCTAAAACTCGGAAGAAAACCCAAACAAGACATCAGAGAAAGCAATCTGTGAAATGAGTTGCAACGGTTGTCGAGTGCTGCGAAAAGGTTGCAGTGAAACATGTCCTTTGAGGTCGTGTCTGCAATGGATCGAATCCGCTGAATCGCAAAGACATGCCACTCTTTTCCTTGCTAAGTTCTTCGGCCGCACCGATTTAATGTCCTTCATTGCTTCTGTTCCCCAAACCAGAAGACCTGGTACATACAATCCAAACACCTAACCTACTACCCTCTACTGTACTCTCATTCTTTCATTCTACACTTGTGTTCAGATTTTCTGCTCTCTACTTTTCAAAAAATACTCTATTTAAGGCTGTTTAATTCctaatttcatataaatttattaatatatatatatatatatatatatatatatatatagatcaGCTTTATTCTTTGGAATTAGGTATATATAAACCAGTTCTTGGATATGTCTGATCAACATTACGTTTCTGTTTgagtaaatatattttgagaTATGTATAATTCAAGAGGTGATTAAGGTTTGTGTGattctctttttaatttttaattttagagtttttactgttgttttataaaaatttatactatCCAGAGATCAACTTgtcatctaaatttttttaattatgtttagagcaattatattaaaaattaaaacaacaattacatgatattttttcaacgttatgttctttttcttctttccttgtTCACTTTTTCCTTAACTTCACTCTTTTTAGTTGTATTAAACTTCTCAAACTTTACTACAACATCTCAAACtttttagttatattaaaaaaaaaggtaaatattGGTAGTGTGATTAAAAAGagttaaaagtattttttttttaattttaatacaaaaatttacttcTCATTGTGCCCTATACTATATAATTCAGATAGTCAAACTGtgttgttttataatttttaatgcaTTTTTTACTCAAAGTTTTAGTAAAGACGCTAttaaatagaagaagaaaaatagaaaatgattctaaaaatagaaaaaaaaaatacatactaTAAAatgattaactttttaatttttaggaatcaaagtatatcttgaatttgttttagagatatttgttttattctttttgttattCTTTATTATCAGCATTGTTTCAGTCTCTGCTGTTTGAAGGGTGCGGGCGAACGGTAAATCCGGTGAACGGCGCCGTGGGACTTCTGTGCAGCGGAAACTGGCACCTGTGTGAGGCCGCTGTGGAGACGGTGCTCGCCGGAGGCGTTCTTCGAGCGCAGCCGGATACAGTGGCTGGAGCTTCCACTGGTATACGCCGCCCTTTCCGGCCACTAAGATTGGAACATGATGCGAGGGAGATGAATGAGAACTCATCAAGTTTGATGAACAGAGCAGAGGAACCGGAAACGGTGGGTTACGGTGGTCACAAGAAAAATCAGATCTTAAATTTGTTCATGTAAGATAACAAGGGGTTATACATGTTGGCATTATCATGGGAAACTTTggaattttactaaaaaaatatcaattcttaaaataaatttcagtgGTTGAAAAAGTTAATCTTTGATTTtcgaaataaagaaaaagtaattcataaaagaaaaataattaggagcatgttaatttttgtatggaTTGTTCATACTTTTAAGATTTATTTCCACAACGATGAACTTGTGAAAATAATTgagagaaataaatatattataagtggaataaatatagataaatagaataaaaattaaataaaaagtaagtaTATGTAAATTCAATTTGAGTTCGGTAAAAACTTATACCTTTTATTTGTTAggtaatatttgatatttaatcaaataataagaacaagaacttttaaataaattaaaattaaaaaaaaaacagaacattTTTTGGagactattttttcttttatccgAATATTTTGTCGTGCAATTGATGCGTTTATATGCCAGAATTTATTCTCCAAACAAATGGAACAATATTTATATgatcataattataattattttttagggTATAGGCCACCTTGGAAGTGTATTAGAGTGTAGGTATGCTTTTGACAAGGCCCTTAGATTAGCCATAATTTCATTAAGTCATAATTTCATTcaagaaaaagtatataaaagttaagtacaggtaatatataaaacatattgTTAAGCATAACATAATCTACTCTAAataaatagattatttttattaaatatctaaacaaatagaaagtttgtacttaaatagttgaaaaaatatataataagtttatcaAAGTGATGGAAAAATAAGATCATATAACTGAATCATGTTATGTTACGTTTGAATGTTGTTTGAATGAATAGATTGGAAATGAACGGTGTTTGGGCATAGAATTTTTCACAGAAAAGAAAAGCTttaaaaaaaggtgaaaatgGTGCGAAGCACGTCAGCTTCTTAAGTTTAGTTTGGCACGGGACTTTTCCACTGGAGGTGGGTTCCACGTAAtctattttgtatttcttttacgagtttcttttataattttttaagcactatttctaatatttattttatataaaaaatcttaccattttaattttcttttacttttttatatgtGAGATACGATTTTATTATATTCCCTTCTACTTTTAATATAAGGCACGTTTTAGAAGAAAttgattattcttttataagacatatacttttatataaaacagtaggctttttcctttattttttttattgttaattattagggttaaatatgtttttggtatttaatttttaatgaaaattaaaaataatttttcttcaaaactttggtcCAATCTGATTTTCTAACATTAGAAATACATagatttagtcattttaacaaaattttattaaatttatttggagtttcaaaatatatttttatagtatttaaGTTGTTTACATGATTTGACATATTTTCGTTTTAATACTAACtgtaaattatgtttaaaacattaaataaacttaaacaaaatttgattaaaagaacTAGAAACTAAATTCGTCAAAGTTTCAAAgataaactaatttcaatttttatttaaagttaaaaaactaaaaacatatttaaccataattattattacctttgtatatttttattaatgaacaatattttttttaggaatGATTAATAATGGAAATGAATTTGATGCATTGATaacattttctaataattgaaagttaattattttcttcCTACACTTTATCACTTTGGGAATTTATTTTCAACAACACAATGAATACTTACGAAAATATTTGGAAATCAATGACGCTCTTTtacataaaacaatttttagaatattttcaTGGGGGTGGGAGGTGAAATTTGATGGGGTGCAGGAAGCTTTAGCCTAGCagttttataaactaaatttcAAGTTTGATGCCAAAATTAAGGAAGGTTTCTCCTTACACCTCCAAGCCTTCTCCATACACCTCCAAATTTTTTGTTAATGACAAAAGTACCCATTTGATCAGGGGAatgttttctctctcttataATTAGCCCCACCCACCTACAACCACCAAATTTTACTCATCTTGCGAACCCTAGCGTTGCACCTCCATTTTCTCTCTTCCCCTTTCTATCGACCCCTGCAGAAATTTACTCTCGGTCTTTTGACCCCTCCGCaaaatttcttttccattcccataaattattgtattttacaattgagaatataaattttgaaatttgaaatgtagaatttaaatacattttttattttttatttcaaaatacactatttaaaatataaaaattaaatttcaaatcatACAGtccaaaatacattttttattttacattctCAATTGTAAAATCcagtatataaaaaattatatattttaaaatatttatgagagTCTAAGTGTCAGAACCCATTTAAAATCCACTAAAAATCTTAGCTGAGTGGATTACAAGTGTCAAGAGAGAGTTCAAAAATTCTCatagtggaaaacaggtggaTGCAAGgaagtgaccgttcggttttaagGGAGGACAATATTTAAGGCAAAATTTTAAACTCTGtgccactttctgcatgcaaaccttcttcccagatttcagaaaatttcgttttttcctccttctctctaaaaagcttttacttctctctaagaaattctCATCTTTTCTTCCTCCGATCACCACTCAAGCACCATTTCTACTATCCCGGCGTCAAGgacttcagtttgaaccgatcagtttttgGTTCTGATCCGGTAAGTTCCTCTCTCTCAACCGAGTGGTTTTTCTGCACATGCAAACTCAGtttttggttgcatgagtttCTTAAAACCTTTCTGAACGCTTTTCTGGTCTTGCATTTGGTTAGCTTCGTAAATCACGATCATAGTCTTCTAAGAAATTGGTGGTGAGCTATTATGTACAAATTGTGAATGTtcggtcacgcttagaggtaagagaaacttatataatttgattttattctcGTTTTTGAATGCTGGCATGTTCGTTGATTGTTGGATGAAATATGAAGTATGGTTGTTACTGAATTGTTGGCTGTATAAGTATATGAATCTAAGAGATGAGAAACTGGAATGATATTGTGTTTAatgatttggttgatgatgaaatGTTGTTTAAATTATTGATGATTAATGAAAGCTATGAAATGGGTAG
This window of the Vigna angularis cultivar LongXiaoDou No.4 chromosome 7, ASM1680809v1, whole genome shotgun sequence genome carries:
- the LOC108337873 gene encoding LOB domain-containing protein 39 isoform X1, whose product is MSCNGCRVLRKGCSETCPLRSCLQWIESAESQRHATLFLAKFFGRTDLMSFIASVPQTRRPALFQSLLFEGCGRTVNPVNGAVGLLCSGNWHLCEAAVETVLAGGVLRAQPDTVAGASTGIRRPFRPLRLEHDAREMNENSSSLMNRAEEPETVGYGGHKKNQILNLFM
- the LOC108337873 gene encoding LOB domain-containing protein 39 isoform X2, coding for MSCNGCRVLRKGCSETCPLRSCLQWIESAESQRHATLFLAKFFGRTDLMSFIASVPQTRRPGCGRTVNPVNGAVGLLCSGNWHLCEAAVETVLAGGVLRAQPDTVAGASTGIRRPFRPLRLEHDAREMNENSSSLMNRAEEPETVGYGGHKKNQILNLFM